One genomic window of Channa argus isolate prfri chromosome 5, Channa argus male v1.0, whole genome shotgun sequence includes the following:
- the LOC137127985 gene encoding N-acylethanolamine-hydrolyzing acid amidase-like has translation MVRSAVLLLGLVVSCRAESAPPTLNISLDDAPDVRWAPLLKVFDVEFLKKAGAEVIDSTVPKWVHHAVAPVVMALEKYIPQPYAGEIRGMASHFGGSLSDVIILNFAYEVSAFCTSIIAQDKSGHVYHGRNLDYPHPVLRNLTINIIFLKNGKVAYQGTSFAGYVGLWTGQSPNKFTVSGDQRGSEHWWNWWKNVVSAFLLRRSPVSWLVRETLEEAEDFQDAVMRLSKIPIITGVYYIVGGVRAGEGAVITRDRQGPADIWPLDPVNGGWYRVETNFDHWLPPPARDHRREAANKALNATGQEHINMDTLYQVLSLYPVCNGITVYTTTMSAGAPEKYNTVVRPQGCPHTN, from the exons ATGGTGCGGTCTGCGGTGCTGCTGCTCGGACTGGTGGTGTCATGCCGGGCAGAGTCTGCTCCACCTACCCTGAATATCAGCCTGGACGATGCTCCAGATGTGCGGTGGGCGCCTCTGCTGAAAGTCTTTGACGTAGAATTTCTGAAGAAAGCTGGCGCAGAGGTCATAGA CTCCACCGTTCCAAAATGGGTGCATCATGCAGTTGCACCAGTTGTGATGGCCTTGGAGAAGTACATTCCTCAGCCATATGCAGGGGAGATCCGTGGCATGGCCTCTCACTTTGGAGGAAGTCTGTCAGATGTCATCATTCTCAACTTTGCCTATGAGGTGTCTGC GTTTTGCACTAGCATCATAGCTCAGGACAAAAGTGGACATGTGTACCATGGCAGGAATCTTGATTATCCACATCCTGTTCTGAGGAATCTGACTATCAACATAATCTTCCTCAAGAATGGAAAG GTGGCATACCAGGGAACTTCCTTTGCGGGCTATGTTGGACTGTGGACGGGACAGAGTCCTAACAAGTTTACTGTCTCTGGTGACCAACGAG GCAGTGAACACTGGTGGAACTGGTGGAAGAATGTGGTGTCCGCTTTCCTCCTTCGAAGATCCCCAGTCAGCTGGCTGGTGAGGGAG ACACTGGAGGAAGCGGAGGACTTTCAGGATGCAGTGATGCGTCTTTCCAAAATCCCCATCATCACTGGAGTGTATTACATTGTTGGCGGAGTGCGAGCAGGGGAAGGGGCCGTCATCACTAGAGACCGACAGGGCCCTGCTGACATCTGGCCGCTGGATCCCGTGAATGGAGG GTGGTACCGAGTGGAGACGAACTTTGACCACTGGCTTCCTCCACCAGCCCGGGATCATCGTCG AGAAGCAGCCAACAAAGCACTAAATGCTACTGGCCAAGAACATATAAACATGGATACACTTTATCAG GTTTTGTCGCTGTATCCAGTGTGTAATGG AATCACAGTGTATACAACAACAATGAGTGCAGGAGCCCCTGAGAAGTACAATACAGTTGTCAGGCCACAG GGCTGTCCTCACACCAACTGA
- the arl8bb gene encoding ADP-ribosylation factor-like 8Bb, with protein sequence MLALINRLLDWFRSLFWKEEMELTLVGLQYSGKTTFVNVIASGQFSEDMIPTVGFNMRKVTKGNVTIKIWDIGGQPRFRSMWERYCRGVNAIVYMVDAADREKIEASRNELHNLLDKPQLQGIPVLVLGNKRDLPNALDEKQLIEKMNLSAIQDREICCYSVSCKEKDNIDITLQWLIQHSKSRRS encoded by the exons ATGCTGGCCCTCATAAACAGGCTTTTGGACTGGTTCAGGTCCCTCTTTTGGAAAGAGGAGATGGAGCTTACATTGGTGGGGCTGCAGTACTCCGGGAAAACCACATTCGTCAATGTGATTGCA TCAGGCCAGTTCAGCGAAGACATGATCCCCACAGTCGGGTTCAACATGCGTAAGGTCACTAAAGGCAATGTGACAATAAAG ATATGGGACATAGGTGGACAACCTCGCTTCAGAAGCATGTGGGAGCGCTACTGTAGGGGAGTAAATGCAATTGT TTACATGGTGGATGCAGCAGATAGAGAGAAGATAGAAGCTTCCAGAAATGAACTGCACAACCTTTTAGACAAGCCGCAACTACAGGGAATACCT GTTCTAGTACTGGGCAACAAACGAGACCTACCCAACGCACTTGATGAGAAGCAGCTCATTGAAAAAAT GAACCTATCAGCCATTCAGGACCGAGAGATCTGCTGCTACTCTGTGTCCTGCAAAGAAAAGGACAACATAG ATATCACACTGCAGTGGCTCATTCAGCATTCAAAGTCACGAAGAAGCTGA